The genomic stretch TACTATGCGTTAGGGCCTCTTTTAGTCTCGATGGTCTGCAACCGAACGAAGGAATTATACGCACTCTTCGCTCATCCTCAAACACTTTCGATGCTCTTGATGTTTACTCGAATTGTTTGCGGCCAATTATTGATTTGTGCCTCGCGGCGCATGGGAATACATCCTGAACCACTGCGTCCTCTCGTGATTTACAAGTTTTGCATATTTGCTTCCATATCCATTTTCCTCTTTGTTTTTGCTTATTTACACCGCGAGAATTAAATCTCACGATACATGATCATGCTCCGTTCAACGGAgcttaaatatattaaaaacgtGAAGAAGAAAGCTGAAGAGTGAATGAAAATCGGCAAACGGCACTGCGGTTTCTCCGCTTCCGCGAAATCTTATTTATCTCGCTTTTGCACAAGTTCCTTGCATGTGTTGTAAGAATGAGTTCATCGCCGACACTACCACCTACCGTGGTTgacaaatttatacacacaagAATTAATTCTCACCGATACATCGGATTCTTACATGCCCAATTAGTCGTTTGCGCGGACCCGATAGCAGAGAAAGTCTAGGTACTGAAACGACTCATACAGAAACCGGTAAAGCCGAAGAAGAGTTTATAGACAGTTATCGCTTCTTCCGGCGATATAAAACTGCATTGAAGATTTTATTCCAGTGAAATCTCACCCCAATTATACCAGGCTGTTCACAACTGTTGTATCAAATAATCTCGTCTGTCATTATAAACTGACAACTGACAATAAGCAGCCGTTTATCCTTCCAATTCCGATGAGTTCTTACCACGCGTCGTTGTCTTCGAGAGAATTCTCGTAATTAGCAAGACTGTCATCGGCAAATGAGGAAAATGAGACGTTGCAGCATAAAACCGCACCGATGAGTTCAATATCGCATAATCGGCGCTGTGCTGCGCCGTCATATTTTAACACGAGGTGAATTCGTCGGCTCATACATTCATAGCGACTAGTCGATAAGACGTCCGTTAAATCGCAGACTCGCATAGTTCAACGTCCCTGTCAATTGGTAACGAACAAGACGACGTTGGGTGCCATGTAGCATAACGGCTGAGGAAAAGTGACGGAATGAATTACGGAATTGGTTCTGGGTCTGTGGCCCCACTTTCTGCCCCCCGTCAATTGATCACGAGGCTAAAATAATCTATGACTAATTCCCCGGCGCTCCGGCGTAGCCAGGTTATACCTATTTCAACGTTTTGTCACCTGGCCGTGTGGCTTCACCTGTCACTGCGTTCGCCGTCGCCGGAGGGACGCGTTATCAGTGACGTCAGGTTTATTCCTTCCCGGCTTCTTATCTCAGGGAGAACGTACCTCTCTCCGTTACTTTATCCTGTCTCGTTTACACTGCAAGCTCTCGCTCACCAATGTCACGTTACCAGAGCGGCGACTGCATCTTCCTATACTTCCTCTTCTCGCATATTGTTGACTTTTCTTCctcttatctctctctctttctctctttcttctttagCTTCTCTCGTTCCTTTGGAACACCGGTAATTGGATCACCGCATCACGTAATTAGTCTTGGCACAGATTCGCTTTCTCGGTTTCCTGGCTGCTGGCGATCCCTGGCTTCCGAGACTGCGACAGATCTTTTTTTATATGCGTTTGTGGTTCTGTTTATGAGATTCGGAAAATCTGAAGCTTCGGTTTTTGACTTACGGCTTAGTTAGCCACCGAGTATCGCGGTGCGAGTTCGGGTGACGTCGCAGATTCATTACATTCCCCGGGGCGTTTCGTTCTAAGTGGATGCTCGTAAGCCACACCGATGCTACCAGGTTAATTGTTTTTGACTAATATTGATCTAATCGGAGATTTTTCCGCGGATAGCGCACTACGCGTGTATCCACCTTCAATAACGCTGCGCTTACTACTGTTTATACGATGCCACAAAAAACACGGTTACACTTAGTCATATCGTTGCTATCCAGACACAATCTCTGCGCAGCTTTTATTTTGACACTGAATAACACCAAAATGGAAGCAAATAAACAGTCTGTAGATGAATTAATGCCACTTTCAGCCCCGGGCGTGATTGCAAGGTTCAATTTTTAAGTGCATTTTTAACAAcattgtatttattatataatatccgTGTATGTAGCAACGTATTTTCATCGTGAGTAAATACGCAGTGAGTAATCCATGTCGCAATAAGTTTTATAACAAGTTAAACAAAAATCGCGATGCACGATGACTCGGTTCAAAATCGACGTGTCACTGCAAAGAATCcaaccagcaaaaaaattatctttgacCGCAGTTATTCGGCTATTAGTACGAGCGAGTATCAGAGGAGATTCACccagttgaaataaaaatctttgatcATTCCGCGACTCGCATACAGATCTTGGCTTCGGGATTATCGGATCGAAGTCTCCTGCACAGGCGTtgcagcaagaaaaaaaagggaaggaagaagaataaaaaagaagaagaagaaacagttGAGCAAGACAAAGTTTCCCTTCAATCAATAATACCGAACAAACACCGGGTAACGGAAATCATGGCGATTCCTGAGTCATGCGGACGAGAGAGTAGCGGCAACACATCTGTAATCAATTCACCGTGTTTGAAACGCGACAATTATCAAGGTATCCAACAAGATCGTGCAACATCGTGGCTGCGTCTCAACGCAACGGCGTGTTGTTCGTTGTTTAATAATACGTAGGTACCTGTAATGAAATTACGCTGCCCCCGGGGGTCCGGTGTCCCCCCTTCGCGAGGGCGGCGTGTGTGTGACGAAGCGGTGGCGAGAGGGGGAACGGGGGCGGAGGAGGGGGCGAGAAGAGAGGAAGCTGGAGGGAGAGAAGAGGGCCCGATCGGTCGCTCCGAGTGAGTTGGCAGTGAGTTAAGCGAGTCTGGCGCGCGCCCGGCTCAGTCACCACGAGATCGTCTTGCCGAATGGTCAAGTCGCGCCTTTTCAAATCTGTATCACGTCACGGACGCGCCGGCATCGTGGCCTCCTTTAAACGGAAGCGAAAGAGAAGGgacttttctgaaatttgaaaatttaaggaaCAAAGGAGGACCGGAAATCGGCAAAAATCGTGGCGAAATTTGGACGAGAAAGAGACCGAAGATCGAGGGCCGCGGTTCACCGATCTCTCGATCCTTCGCTGTTAGGGGCGCGTTGAAATCGGCAAAAAACCCGATAGTGCGTCGGGAAATCGCAGTTGCTTATATTGCAGCAACGGCGATAGTAAATGCTAACGAAAATCGTTTGGAGTTCAGTGAAAATCGCCACCTGAGGTGCAAAGATCGATCGCCATTGGCGAAAAATGTGGACATTTCTGCTTCGCTGTTACGTGTCAATAACGTCGATCTGAGCACGAAGGCGGTCGACTTTAGTGcggtttaaaaaaagaaactgaaacttttttacgTACGTAGATGAAATCAAGTAGCGTAAATAATTGAGCGACCATCCCTCGTCGAAGACCGAAGTCCCTAGTGGATGCGGCCGAGTGTAAACCACCCCAAGAGGATTAAGCGACGCCGGAAGCGACGCTCCTGCGACAGGAGGACCTCCGAGAGATGAGCTTCGCTTTGCTGGTGGCTGGAGCATATGCCCTTGCCACACTAAGGCGGTGTGTGTACATTGTTAAATCTTATCCCTAGCTAATTGCATAGTTTTAATAACGATATTCGTGCttttcgccccccccccccccccctcgattttaatttctcaattttcgccGAATCGCAAATCGCCAGCGAATTCATTATTCGAGATATGATGGGACGTTCTCAACAGGATAAACTTGCGGTACAAGGTGTCGAAATGACAGGTGCACGTATAATGGCGAACGGTATTAACTCTGGCGCAGTTTCTTTTATACATCCGTGCTGAAATTCTTGCGATGAAAGTTATAGACGCTGCTGCATGGATATAATGACGTATATATAGGTGTATGTGGATGTGCACCACGCAGATACATTTATCATCTTAGACGCACGCAGTTTCTCGTTTCGACACTGCGCGACAATGTACATAAAAAGTCAATAAAACCTCAAAGgaagatagaaaaatagtAGGATAAAACCGCGGCTCTAGTCGCTGTAGAATGTGCGTAGAAACGAGCCGCTCGAAAACGACACGATCCGCTTTTACCCGGTGAACGATATACAATACACGTATAATCTTCCACGACGAAATTGTATGGGCCCTccatgtaataaatatttatcgacATAATTTGGCTGCATGTAACTAGCGCATGGCTGGGCCAGGGGCAACGGACCAATTAGTGGGGGGGATGAACGACGCGTAATTTTACTACGACCTTTCGGTTTCTCAGTTACGCCGTGGAACCACCTGATTAGCAATTCGCACAGGCACACCGGCGATCCCTGTAATTTGAAACCGGAATCTAGGGTCAACGCGGTTCCTCCTCGTCTACTCGGCCGCACCGCGTCTTACGTCTAAAACTACTTTTCCTTCGAGTAACAAATTTTCTGCCATCCACTacctctttttctttgtttccatttttttttctttcttttcttctctcgttTTTGTTCAACCGGTCTTTTCCCCCTCAACAGATCAACGGTGATAGGCGAAACGTCATCGCCTCATATCAGGCTGAAACGTCTCTTTTTTATCGCAACCCGATGGCGATAAGTGTGATTCGTCATTGCTATAAGAGCGGATTACGGAATGACTCGTTACGTAagagtaaaaattataacattttCAGGTACGCGTCGACGTTACTAAAGTACGAAATCGGCAGCGAGGTGCGCGCAGAAACGCGTCGAGTGATACGTAATAGTTAATTAACGACACCTCGAACTTGTCTTTCCTTATCGATCGAGGTCGCGTAAACGATCTTCTATGTAAGATCTGATGCTCTAGATAATACGTGAGGTACCTAACAGTTTTCCATACGCTTCCCCGATTTGCCGTATTTTTACAACGAAATTAGTAAACGAGTGACTAAGCCATAACTGAGTCAGTGTCGGTGTTTATTTGGCTTCGGTCTCGGAAGTAGTTATAGGCGCCTAGAGAGGAATACTATATCATCCTCGTCGTTGTTTATTATACTCGCAGCAACCTGCTGCGAACGATCGCGATGCGTGAAGAGTGAAACGTTCGTCACCTCGTAGACGATTTTGATCCACACTTGGCTTGCCTGTGGAATAACTTATAGGAAGGTATCAGATGAAAGTGAACAGGTCGTAGAGTATACCGATTCGGTCAATTACTAAGTCCGGTCGAACACGGAAGGCAAATGATTGATTTCTACGCACTTGTGATATGGGTCGACGATAAGATGGGCAGGGAATGGCgataaatgattgaataaatgtcCGCTTGTGTGCGCGGAGGTACGAGGCGTGGGCGCGCATAAAGCGACGGTAACACTCGAGGGGCCCTCCAGTACCGTATGACAAATCACATGATTACTTAAAACAACGAAATATCGTCCGTGGTGTAAAGAGATGTATGTGGACGCGCGCGGATGAGTGCGGTGTGTGCCTGGAGTAAACGGGCGTGTTTGCTCGAGGCCCATCATCACGGAGGCCCTTTTCCTCACGGCGCAAGTCACAACACACTAGTAAAGTTACAAAGCAAAGGCAAACATATCCGAAGATGGGCCTTAACCAGTTTATCAAACAACCGACCCGGCGTGCCGGCCTCCGGCCTCCAGGGCCCGGCCTAAAACCACCGCAGGACCAGGGCATCCAGTCAGTCAGTCTCGCGCGCCGCAACGGCGGCTCGTATGTCGGGGTTAGCAAGGTGATCATCGCCTCCCGGGTGGGCATCCGCTCTCCATCTCGCCGGCCAAACCCTTGTTATACTCAACTCCGGAATCCGGGCTATTACAGGCACGCGCTTCCGCAGGTGGTGGCTTCTCCCAGCTCTTGCGCTGCTTCTTCGAGATCGACTTTTCGCCACGCGACCCTTCGTCATGCACGCCGAATCTAAGGGGTGCGGGTCGAGCTTTCGACGCCGTGCAGATCGTCGCGAGAACGAAACCCTAGACGGATGGAAGGACTTTTCTCAGAGTATCATAGCTGCGTAAAGGGTTTATCTCGGATTCGCGGGTGGGTGGTACAGTAAGTGATAGACGGACACATGTTATGACCGTGATTTCAATCGTCCAACGCAATTCATGATGCAACTATAGTACGATGTTATATACAGTGCCAGAAAAATCCTCGTACCATGTGTGAGTTCTTAGTCTACACCCTTTTTTCAGTTTAAACCGATGTAGTCTGACCGATTTTTACAGGGTTGTTCAGAATCTGTGATCCGTAACTCCGATCGATGTGTGATCCAATAACGTGATACGGAATGTCGAGTCACTCGTTTCGAAATTCTGGAGAACAAGATCATCTGGTTTTACACACGGAACAATCATCGCGAGACTGGGTCGGCGGACCCATAACTATCCCTCCATTTATCAATCGAGCATCTGTGCACATGCAGGCACAGAAATAGACACGAGCTTTTTGCAGTGTCAGATTCCCGTTTTATCCCCGACTTGTCAGATCGGCGAAGATTTAGAACCATACCTTCCGTTGGTTCTGTCTTTTTGCGCAGGATGGCCGGTCTCTGCCTCTACATCGAGCTCTCGCCGCGTTGGATGATCGTTTTCTGAGGAATTCTTCTGTCCTACTCATCGTCGAAAATATACCGCGATAATAACTCTGCAGGGTAAATAAAAGCGCTCCCAGTGTCCACCGGAAATCCGTTCTCCTTGCCGAGATTTTACCTCGCCATTTTGACTACCCAAGTCCCAGAACGAGACTCCGACAAGGGAGGAGGCCTTCGGCTCTGTCTGGGCCTTGTGCAATGACCGAGTTTGAGTTCATCAGGGTTCACGGAGCGGGAGAGCCACGTACGTGCGTGTGGGACAGGCGGGCCACTCCaccgtgaaatgaaaatattatgccACCGCATACTCGGAGGTCCCGATGCAGGTTGACAAGGGTGTCGTGGTCCTGCGTTCACCGCCTGTATGCGAGCGAAGCATCGGtgcgacgacgatgatgaacCCGAAGGGTGCGGAGGGTGCGGAGGGCGTCGGTGTCCGAGAGTGTCGGGCGCAATCCGGTGAACACCAGCCGTGTAAAAGCACATCTACGTGTCGCCGCGGTAGTAAAGATTAAAGCTATGGGATCGTTAACGTAACACGAGTTGtcgtaaaaaatcgaaaaagggaaaataaaAGGCCCGAGAGGCGCCCCCTTCGTTTATTAATGCTACTTACATTATCGCTGGTTAAGCACGCGAGCGTTTATACGACCTTTCGAACGGCTGCTGCTCTTGGAAGATACTTTCGCTCCGTCAGAGGACCGACGTACAATGTACGCGATATTTACGTCGGGCAAGATTCTGGAATCGACGATTTTGTTGCATTAGATATAGTgatgagaaaattattgtagttttctttttttcacgtgttacTTGTATTATACTTAAGTTCTTTGAAGCAATGGCGGCGACTTACACTCAAGGATCGACGAATCCATCAAACCTAACGAATCTTcttagtcaaatttttttaccgatctTCCATCGCTTTCATCTTCCGGTTGCAATATGTTGACCGTGACTACACCGAGgagagctttttttttataattatcgaCGTCCGAGTCGAAGGACACAAGTACTTTGCGGTGGTACAGCAGCGTTGACGAGAGCGAATAGCAACTTTTTGCGACAATTTGTTAATCGGGCTTTCCGATGCGTACCTGCTTGGTTCTTCTGGTACTGTGCAAGTCTGCGAGGAAACCGGGCCGTAAATAAATtcagtttcataaatttctgtCAAGACCTGACGACCTCTCGCGGCTGTCCATCTCGTCTCAAGCACGTCGTCTAGTCGGGTCCGTTCGACGTTTAACAAAGCGGCATTTAACGAGGAAGAAGCGTCGACGGTGATCTGACGGAGCGCGCACTCGTGCCTAATTGACGACGGTTGATCCAGCGACCGCCCGACGATCTTTTCGCGTCTCGAAAGTACCGCAGGAGCGCGAAAAAGATTCTGACGAATCGTCGACGGTGATACGGAGGCGTGAGACGTCGTCCGGGTCGGTGCCGATATTAGTGATTAGACCACCGGGACCGCGAGGTCGGGTATCGAATGTCGTTCGCCGAAAGGAGCGGGGAGACTCGGGGGGCGCGTTCGAGGTATACCGATAAGTAGACAGAGACGTAATCGGTTTCGTTAACGTCGTCGGAGGTCCGTTGAGCCGGCGACGAGTTGCTGACGAGGCGCAGAGTCCTCCGCCATTGGAAGAAGCAATGTTTAAATTACGGGGACCGAAGCGAGTGGCTTTACGACCTCTGGCCAACGGCGTCGTCGCAATCAGCCCGAGATACCGTCCTGGTCGTCGATTTCCGGTCGCGATTTTGCGCGCCCCGCGCCGCGGAACTTCCTAACTGCAATTACTGAAACGACGAACCGTCGGACAAATCGATAGGCGTGTTCGCGCTCTCGATTATTATACGCAATCGGTATACAGACCCCGTTGAGCTGTAAGAAATCGGCCGTCATCCGTGACTCGATTTGTCGGAGTTGCGAAAAATTGCGATGGCTAAACGCTTTCAGCTGTGAGGCTACCGTCCCGGTCGTAAAGTCGAGAGGCTGCTGCGGTCGCTCGCCAACAGCTCCTAGAATCGGACGTGACGCCGATGGTACCGCAGCCGTTGCGCTTATGCCACGGTGCGAAATGGCCTCCGAGGGTTAAGTATTTACCCGtagatcttttttctttctctaggTACCTCTTTTCTAGGATCAAAATTACCGCAGGAAATTGCTCTGCAAGAATAGATCGAAATGACGGTCGACGATTTCCGTTTCGGTTTTTGTAAACACACCACGCGGCGTCGTCCGGAGATTAGGTGGAATCGGAGGCAAATATACTGTAACATGAGGCAATTGCCGCGcatgttttcgaaatttgtatatatatattgggtgtatatacctacttagAGGTATGCCCACTTATTACCCACGTGTACGGCTAACATTGGGTATAAATTATGCATCGTACATATTAGTGGAGGGCCGAAAGCAGGATCGACGCTCGGCGGAATAGTTGCGGCTACAAGAGATCGGCGCGGGTTTATTTCGTTTGGTTTGTTGAGAGAGTGCCGGTAAATATATGTGTCAGGACGGTAATGATATTTGCACCGAAGCAAGCGGACGGCGGTGTAGTTACACGGCGTTGTTCACGGTGCAACGGCGTCGGCTGTCACCTCTGGAAATAAATGATACGTGACGTCAACTACTGACATCACTGATCCATATCTTCGTTCTTGACACCGCCCGCTATACCGAAGCGATTTGATCCTCAGCACGTACTCGTAGTCAGCAGGTTGTCCGACCACCGACGATCTCAAGGGAGTccaggagaggagagaggctACTCGGCGACGCCGCGACGCGAGAAGAGGACGAGCAACCGGCCCACAGTCCGCGATGTGGGCGTGGGGAGTCCCGGTGCAGCACCAGACGACATGCAAATCCGCACGCAACACACGTGCGAAACCTGTGTGTGGACCGGCTCGACCCATTGTGCACGTGCTCCTCGCCTCCTTCAGCCTCTCGCACGGATTACCAACTTGATGAAGTGAAAAAGCTCTTCTGGGTCCCAGAAATTTCTCTGTGTTGTTCCAAACGTTGTGCAACTTGGGTTGGGACGCATGTGGAGAAAGTTCAGGTGTCACGAGACGCGCTGACGTACCTcaccattttcttcttcttctttttctttttgaacgACTTGCAGCGGTGAACCGCAAGCCGCGGCGCAGCTCATCTCGCTTTATAGAATTAAGAGACACCCTCTTGCGAGGCTGAAGAACTAAACCGAACTCAGCAACGAAGGCAAGGCTTTTTCGAAGGCCCTAGAAAAGACACTCAATTGCGCAACGCACCCACGCCTTCATCTCACAATGCGACTCCTCCGCCCTCGCGCTGCGAATAGGAAGTAGGCTGCCCGCCGGGGACTAGAATTTATTGTGCAATTTACCACTCGTTCGTTTCACGTTGCACCTTAGCTGCAGCGCAGGACACGCGATCATTCGGCGCGAAATGATTCGAATCACCTCCTCGAAACCcctttttctccatttctcgATTCTCATTCGCCGTGGATAATCCTCATGCGGATTCGTGACAAAGCGGATAAGGCTCGAAGAGATTCGGTACGGTGTAGCGGGCGGTAATTACTGTCGGTAATTGATCCGTCTAACGATTCGACACGTCAGCAGCGTCGGGTTGGACCTTTAAGCTCTCGAACCTCAAACAAGTTCTCCGCAACACGAACAACACTGTGCCAAAATGCAATCCGACTTCATAAATCCGTTCACCCCACGCTGCTTGAGTTCAGGGCTGCTCGATTCGACAACCtgtatatacagtataccATAGACTAAAAATTCTCGCCCCTCTAATCCCGGTTGGACTGATCCTCGAACACCTTATTTTCTTCGGTTTCAGATTCCGTGGCGCAAACGGCCACTATAACGACCTTCGCGTTGTTCCTGACTTTGGGCCTGACGCCACTTTCGGCAGCCCCAACAGGCATCGACCTCGCTGAGATGCGGGAGGAGCCCTGGGTCCACTCCTGCGGTGCCCCGGTCACCGACAATCCGAATCGAAGACACAGCCTCTACCGGACCCTGAAGGATGTCCACAGGCAGTTCAGAGTGGCCCGGGCCTACTTCCAGACGAAGAATGACATCGCGGAGATATACTCTAAGGTGAGTGCTCATACGTCAGAGGAAACTACCTTGCGAACGTGACACGAGGCTTCCAGCACAGTCTTCCGTTGTCGAGGATATAGAGTGTCCGCATCATGCGGAGCGAGATAGCGCGGTTTCACAGCTCGATTCCGCCTCGCTGAGGCTACTAAATGACATCAATTATTGTTTTGTCTACGGCCGGACCCGACAGGCGTACAGTCGTATTTTGTTCAGGCCTTTTTATCATTCTTGAGCTCGTGAAACGGGTCCAATGAATTCAGCCGCAGGCTCTTCTGTGCGAGTCTCGAGTATAACCGCGATGTTTTGTTCCTCGTTGCAGGTGACCAAAGAATTGAAGACACAGTACAGCCTCCCCTGGCTACCGAAGAATCAGTTTGAATGGTACCGAGAGAAGGCTTGGTGTCTTGAGAAGGCGCAGAAGGCTGAGGTTGCGCTCCCGAAACTTCACGACACCCTTCAGAGATTCGCTAtcacttttcatcaccttCAGTCCTTCGAGCTGGACTCACATTTCAACACAAACGCCAGGgagaagagaaacaaaatcATCGATGCCATGTACTACGACATTCTCAGGGTGAGTGACGACAAattatttcttcgttttcgAAAAGTCTTTTTCTgcaaaaaaggtgaaaagaaaatagcgCACTATTCACAGTCCTTCGGGACTTCTGACAAATGGCTTTCACCGAATTGCAGATGCTCTGCGAGGTGGAGACAGCGATCGTCATCCTTGGGATCGAGCTGCCGTCCTCTTATAAGGCGGCGATAGTCACCGAGAGTCCGGACTGGACGGAGAAGGGCGATTTCACGCGAATGCTGGTGCAGGACAGCGGCGTGATCCAGGTTTACAAGGTGTTCCTGAAGGATTGGATCAGGGCGTTGCGGAATCTGGCTGCAACGGCGAAGGACTCGGAAACCTGTGATCCGTCGAGTCTCCCGCCGATggaaacaaagaagaagaggacaaagcagggaaagaagaagaacggcAGGGCGCAGAGGCCGGGCCTTCAGGGCAAACGCCCCGCTCCAGGCCGAGGGCAGGGAAGGGGTTCCCGGAGGAAGTTGACCGGGAACAAACAGAGGAAAACTGAGTAAATTTTCCTCCTCCcgcttctccttcttcttcttcgtcgtcgtccaTGTTCCCCTTCGTCTTCgccttcttatttttctccttattCTTACAAGAATCGACGTGTATCGGCGCACACCTCGCTAAGTACGTGACGACACGAATTCGTGCgaggaaatttaattctgaCGGGAAAACGGATGtgttaaaatattatcatttgCCGGACAGTGATCGCAAATTATTCTCACCGCGATGTAAGACTACGAATTTCACTTATTTTcgccaattatttatttcattttaactTATAACCGATCATTTTATGATACAATTATCACGACTAGCTTAACGATTTTCAATCCTCAGTCCTGATCAGAAGGCAGTTACTATTCtacctcttttttctttttgtttcttcgaaacgttgttttcaaaaaaatcgaaacgaaaacgaagaaaacgaacaaccaaaataaaaagaaaagaaatgaaaacccCAGGACTAGAGACCAGTATTACGAGATCTACTTCAAAGTGAAACCAGTATTATATACTTATTGAATGACAATTAGTACGGTAAATAATCTAGTAATGATATTAATGGTTCCAGACATTTCAGTCAGCGGATTTGAATATATCTTGAAAATATAGGCAGATTTAACAATAATAGCATTAAAAAT from Diprion similis isolate iyDipSimi1 chromosome 12, iyDipSimi1.1, whole genome shotgun sequence encodes the following:
- the LOC124413357 gene encoding uncharacterized protein LOC124413357, giving the protein MSFALLVAGAYALATLRRYSVAQTATITTFALFLTLGLTPLSAAPTGIDLAEMREEPWVHSCGAPVTDNPNRRHSLYRTLKDVHRQFRVARAYFQTKNDIAEIYSKVTKELKTQYSLPWLPKNQFEWYREKAWCLEKAQKAEVALPKLHDTLQRFAITFHHLQSFELDSHFNTNAREKRNKIIDAMYYDILRMLCEVETAIVILGIELPSSYKAAIVTESPDWTEKGDFTRMLVQDSGVIQVYKVFLKDWIRALRNLAATAKDSETCDPSSLPPMETKKKRTKQGKKKNGRAQRPGLQGKRPAPGRGQGRGSRRKLTGNKQRKTE